One genomic window of Prochlorococcus marinus str. NATL2A includes the following:
- a CDS encoding glutaredoxin family protein yields the protein MNSDVLILYSRKGCCLCQTLEKKLSRICLDNLNPSIELSIVDIDSKTVSLDIQMKYTNEVPVIVLDSTRLLKNIEFPRVSPRLKEDMLLSWIQKNLNILYKKV from the coding sequence ATGAACTCAGATGTATTGATCTTGTATTCACGTAAAGGCTGCTGCTTGTGTCAAACACTTGAAAAAAAATTATCTAGGATATGTTTAGATAATTTAAACCCTTCTATTGAACTTTCCATTGTCGACATAGATAGTAAAACAGTGTCTTTAGATATACAAATGAAGTATACAAATGAAGTTCCAGTAATAGTTCTTGACTCAACTAGATTATTAAAAAATATTGAATTTCCTCGGGTCTCTCCACGTTTAAAGGAAGACATGCTTTTATCTTGGATACAAAAGAATTTGAATATTTTGTACAAAAAAGTTTAA
- the rpsD gene encoding 30S ribosomal protein S4: MSRYRGPRLRITRRLGDLPGLTRKAAKRSHPPGQHGQARRKRSEYAIRLEEKQKLRFNYGISERQLVRYVKKARAQEGSTGTNLLKLLENRLDNVCFRLGFGPTIPGSRQLVNHGHVTVNGRITDIASYQCKAGDVIAIRDNKASKQLAQANLEFPGLANVPPHLELDKTKLSAKISAKTDREWVAIEINELLVVEYYSRKV; the protein is encoded by the coding sequence ATGTCTAGATACCGCGGACCTCGTTTGAGGATCACGCGACGCTTGGGAGACCTACCTGGTCTCACCCGGAAGGCCGCTAAAAGGTCTCATCCACCAGGTCAGCACGGCCAAGCCCGTCGCAAGCGCTCTGAATACGCGATCCGACTCGAAGAAAAGCAAAAACTTCGATTCAACTATGGTATTTCTGAACGCCAGCTTGTTCGCTACGTAAAGAAAGCTCGTGCTCAGGAGGGTTCCACAGGAACAAATCTCTTAAAGCTTCTGGAAAATAGGCTTGATAATGTTTGTTTTAGACTTGGGTTTGGGCCTACAATCCCAGGCTCAAGACAGCTAGTAAACCATGGACATGTAACTGTTAATGGCAGGATCACTGACATTGCAAGCTACCAATGCAAGGCTGGAGATGTTATTGCTATCAGAGACAACAAAGCTAGTAAGCAATTAGCTCAAGCCAACTTAGAATTCCCAGGTCTTGCGAATGTTCCTCCACACCTTGAGCTTGATAAAACCAAACTCTCGGCAAAGATATCTGCAAAGACAGATAGGGAATGGGTTGCTATTGAAATTAATGAATTGTTAGTTGTTGAGTATTATTCAAGAAAGGTATAG
- the cysK gene encoding cysteine synthase A, whose product MSRIYEDNSFAIGHTPLVKLNSITKNAKATVLAKIEGRNPAYSVKCRIGANMIWDAEKKGLLNKDKVIIEPTSGNTGIALAYTAAARGYKLILTMPESMSIERRRMMAVLGAELILTEAAKGMPGAIAKAKEIADSDPKKYFMPGQFDNPANPEIHFKTTGPEIWDDTDGQIDVLVSGVGTGGTITGVSRFIKQEKNHSLLSVAVEPTHSPVITQTLNGEEVKPGPHKIQGIGAGFIPQNLDLSVVDQVEQVSNDESIAMALRLAQEEGLLVGISCGAAAAVALRLAEKEEFSGKTIVVVLPDLAERYISSVMFENVPTGVIKEPSLA is encoded by the coding sequence ATGTCAAGAATCTATGAAGACAATAGTTTTGCTATTGGTCATACACCATTGGTCAAACTTAATTCGATCACAAAAAACGCAAAAGCAACAGTACTTGCAAAGATAGAAGGTCGTAACCCTGCCTACAGTGTTAAATGTAGAATAGGAGCAAATATGATCTGGGATGCTGAAAAGAAAGGTTTACTCAATAAAGATAAAGTAATTATTGAACCAACATCTGGGAATACTGGAATAGCACTTGCTTATACAGCCGCTGCTAGAGGTTACAAGTTAATCCTCACGATGCCTGAATCCATGTCAATTGAACGTAGGAGGATGATGGCTGTTCTTGGTGCTGAATTAATACTTACTGAAGCAGCAAAAGGAATGCCTGGTGCCATTGCAAAAGCGAAGGAAATAGCAGATAGCGACCCTAAAAAATACTTCATGCCAGGACAATTTGATAACCCAGCCAATCCAGAAATACATTTCAAAACTACAGGTCCTGAAATTTGGGATGATACGGACGGTCAAATTGATGTTTTAGTCTCTGGTGTCGGAACAGGTGGGACAATTACAGGTGTTTCTCGTTTCATAAAGCAAGAAAAAAATCATTCATTATTGTCTGTTGCCGTAGAGCCTACTCACAGCCCAGTAATAACACAAACTCTCAATGGAGAAGAAGTAAAACCCGGCCCTCACAAGATCCAAGGGATTGGAGCTGGGTTTATTCCTCAAAACCTTGACTTATCCGTAGTCGATCAAGTTGAGCAAGTCTCCAATGATGAGTCTATTGCAATGGCATTACGTTTGGCACAAGAAGAAGGTCTACTAGTTGGTATCTCATGTGGTGCTGCTGCTGCTGTGGCCTTAAGGCTGGCCGAAAAAGAGGAGTTCTCAGGGAAGACAATCGTTGTAGTTCTACCTGACCTTGCCGAAAGATATATCTCATCCGTAATGTTTGAGAATGTTCCTACAGGTGTTATTAAAGAACCATCATTAGCTTGA
- a CDS encoding AMP-binding protein, whose protein sequence is MTKTNSQKNIFSSEDALAFWIPNRKEEQAINRRSHLNKITQVDQIWELLKVQLSDVLAVDSPHTFHPESFTYKELAENISKAAFSFTKLGVGPDDVVALFAENSPRWLIADQGLMRIGATDSVRGATAPPSELRYILEDSNAVGLIVQNSDVWERLSLNDDQINSLKFVLQLEGKACDGVFEWESFLKKGLNIENVSKQEKIIDRQPKRIATILYTSGTTGKPKGVPLTHSNLLHQIRSLACVANPSPGAPVLSVLPIWHSYERSAEYYFFSCGCTQTYTSIRHLKEDLPRVKPIVMATVPRLWESIKLGFEDAVDKMPRLRKTLIKSAISNSKAYKLARRKLYFLTIESVSSFEQISSFIEILLRYPMHRISSIYLWPKILTKICGGRLRFPISGGGAIAPHIDSFFEALGVELLVGYGLTETSPVLTCRRPWRNIRGGAGQPLPETEIKIVDPETFQIKKLRQKGLVLARGPQIMSGYLGKRSESKKVLDATGWFNTGDLGMLLSDGSLILTGRAKDTIVLSSGENIEPGPLEECLIASSLIEQAFLLGQDQKYLAALIVPRIDHVKEWLAERGVNSKVVLGISPENYELRQSLKLEMNQALANRLGSRREERLFSIALVEPFTIENGLLTQTLKQKREQIIQRDLKLINEIYGL, encoded by the coding sequence ATGACAAAAACTAACTCACAAAAAAATATATTTTCTTCTGAGGATGCTTTGGCTTTTTGGATCCCTAATAGGAAAGAGGAACAAGCAATTAATAGAAGATCTCACCTTAATAAGATCACTCAAGTTGACCAGATTTGGGAATTATTAAAAGTTCAGTTGAGCGATGTATTGGCAGTTGATTCACCACATACTTTTCACCCAGAAAGCTTTACATATAAAGAACTTGCTGAAAATATTTCTAAGGCAGCATTTTCCTTTACTAAGCTTGGGGTAGGACCTGATGATGTGGTCGCTCTTTTTGCCGAAAATAGTCCTAGATGGCTCATCGCCGATCAAGGTCTTATGCGAATAGGTGCAACAGACTCTGTTAGAGGAGCGACTGCTCCACCTAGTGAACTTAGATATATTCTTGAAGACTCAAATGCGGTTGGATTGATTGTTCAAAACTCCGATGTCTGGGAAAGACTTTCGCTTAATGATGATCAAATCAATAGTTTGAAATTTGTTCTTCAACTTGAGGGGAAAGCTTGTGATGGCGTTTTTGAATGGGAGAGTTTTTTGAAGAAAGGATTGAATATAGAAAATGTAAGTAAACAGGAGAAAATAATTGATAGGCAACCAAAAAGAATAGCAACCATTTTATATACTTCTGGAACGACAGGTAAACCTAAAGGAGTGCCACTAACACATTCTAATTTATTACATCAAATTAGGTCTCTTGCTTGCGTAGCGAACCCTTCTCCAGGTGCGCCTGTATTAAGTGTCTTACCAATTTGGCATTCATATGAACGGAGTGCAGAATATTATTTTTTTTCTTGTGGTTGTACTCAAACATATACATCAATTAGGCATCTTAAGGAAGATTTGCCAAGGGTTAAGCCAATAGTAATGGCAACAGTTCCAAGACTTTGGGAGTCAATAAAGTTAGGGTTTGAGGATGCTGTTGATAAAATGCCGAGACTGAGAAAGACCTTGATAAAAAGTGCGATTTCTAATAGTAAGGCATATAAATTGGCTCGAAGAAAACTTTATTTTTTAACTATTGAGAGTGTTTCTAGTTTTGAACAAATTAGCTCTTTCATAGAGATTCTTCTGCGGTACCCAATGCATAGAATTTCTTCTATTTACTTATGGCCAAAAATTCTTACCAAGATTTGTGGAGGAAGATTGAGATTCCCAATTAGTGGTGGAGGTGCAATTGCTCCGCATATTGATTCTTTCTTTGAAGCTTTAGGTGTTGAATTATTAGTTGGTTATGGCTTAACAGAAACTAGTCCAGTCCTCACATGTAGAAGGCCTTGGAGGAATATACGTGGAGGAGCAGGTCAACCTTTACCAGAGACTGAGATAAAAATAGTAGATCCTGAAACATTCCAAATAAAAAAACTGCGTCAAAAAGGTTTGGTTCTTGCGCGTGGTCCTCAAATAATGTCTGGTTATTTAGGAAAACGATCTGAATCGAAGAAGGTTTTAGATGCTACCGGCTGGTTTAATACTGGAGATTTAGGGATGTTGCTTTCTGATGGATCCTTAATCCTGACTGGAAGAGCAAAAGATACGATTGTGCTAAGTAGTGGAGAAAATATTGAGCCTGGACCTTTGGAGGAATGTTTGATTGCTAGTTCATTGATTGAGCAGGCTTTTCTATTGGGGCAAGATCAAAAATATCTTGCTGCTTTGATTGTTCCAAGAATTGATCATGTAAAAGAATGGCTTGCAGAAAGGGGTGTGAATTCAAAAGTTGTTCTTGGAATATCTCCTGAAAATTATGAATTAAGACAATCTCTAAAATTAGAAATGAATCAAGCACTGGCAAATCGTCTTGGATCTAGAAGAGAAGAGAGATTATTTTCAATTGCCTTAGTAGAGCCATTTACAATAGAAAATGGCTTGTTAACGCAAACTCTTAAGCAAAAACGTGAACAAATTATCCAACGTGATTTGAAACTTATAAATGAAATATATGGTTTGTAA
- a CDS encoding trans-sulfuration enzyme family protein — MGSVKREKEFSTGVNTRVIHHKDNFSEGTGSIMPPIFPTSTFVHGNEGGFDYTRSGNPNFRILESVLSDLEECKFASVFSSGVAAITAIVSTLKAGDLILCEENLYGCTVRLFEQVFNRFGLKTQWIDFTKPNFQEVISNHKPAMIWIESPTNPLLKIIDIEGICHFANKMKIPVVVDNTFATPLLQRPLQLGATLSLTSTTKFINGHSDALGGAVCTESAIWRDKLNFAQKALGLNPSPFDCWLITRGIKTLPLRLERQVNNASKIANQLADNPAIKYVRYPFRNDHPQCKLAKRQMAMGGAIVTATVNATQAQTYSFCKSLHYFKMAESLGGIESLVCHPATMTHASVSKETKIKIGITDSLIRFSIGCEDIEDLSADLNQALGTIS, encoded by the coding sequence ATGGGATCAGTAAAAAGAGAGAAGGAATTCAGCACTGGAGTAAACACAAGAGTCATTCATCACAAAGATAATTTTTCTGAAGGAACTGGTTCAATAATGCCGCCAATCTTTCCAACCTCAACGTTCGTTCATGGCAATGAGGGTGGCTTTGACTACACTCGTTCAGGAAATCCAAATTTTCGAATTCTTGAATCAGTTTTGTCTGATCTGGAAGAATGTAAGTTCGCAAGTGTATTTAGTTCTGGAGTCGCTGCGATTACAGCAATAGTCTCCACTCTTAAGGCTGGAGACTTAATCCTTTGTGAGGAGAATCTTTATGGATGTACGGTGAGATTATTTGAACAAGTTTTTAATCGTTTTGGATTAAAAACTCAATGGATAGACTTTACTAAGCCTAATTTCCAAGAAGTCATTTCAAATCACAAACCCGCGATGATTTGGATCGAAAGTCCTACTAACCCACTCCTCAAAATTATTGATATTGAAGGGATTTGTCATTTCGCAAATAAAATGAAAATACCTGTTGTTGTAGACAATACTTTTGCAACACCTCTATTACAAAGACCTCTTCAACTTGGAGCGACCTTATCTTTAACTAGCACGACCAAGTTTATCAATGGTCACTCAGATGCACTTGGAGGTGCCGTATGCACTGAGAGTGCTATCTGGAGAGACAAGCTAAATTTCGCCCAGAAAGCTCTTGGATTAAACCCTTCTCCCTTTGATTGCTGGCTTATTACACGAGGAATAAAAACTCTTCCACTTCGTCTAGAAAGACAAGTTAATAATGCATCTAAAATAGCTAATCAATTAGCCGATAATCCAGCAATAAAATATGTTCGATATCCTTTCAGGAATGATCATCCACAATGTAAATTAGCAAAAAGACAAATGGCTATGGGAGGAGCAATTGTTACTGCCACTGTTAACGCAACCCAAGCTCAAACCTATTCATTTTGTAAAAGTCTTCATTACTTCAAAATGGCAGAAAGTCTCGGTGGAATTGAAAGTCTTGTTTGCCATCCAGCCACAATGACACATGCTTCAGTGTCCAAGGAAACAAAAATAAAAATTGGAATTACTGATTCACTTATTCGATTTTCTATTGGATGTGAGGACATTGAAGACTTAAGTGCTGATTTGAATCAAGCCTTAGGAACTATCTCTTGA
- a CDS encoding YlqD family protein, which produces MDSISIKRSITVRAVVTPSWKEEAERELSNAISAIDQQLGELEKEGQQIVDGIRRQSANPLDPRVQEQVAQVQNQVASKRSEFEEQKRNLLSQQSQVRELEMEQIVEQGQIDSFCDLKVGDNLVSKMGVSILVRDGVVEAIDQD; this is translated from the coding sequence GTGGACTCAATTTCTATAAAACGTTCAATAACTGTAAGAGCAGTTGTCACACCTTCATGGAAAGAGGAGGCTGAGCGTGAATTAAGTAATGCAATATCAGCAATAGATCAGCAACTGGGTGAATTAGAAAAAGAAGGACAACAAATTGTTGATGGTATTAGACGTCAGAGCGCTAATCCCCTTGACCCAAGAGTTCAAGAGCAAGTCGCTCAAGTTCAGAACCAAGTTGCTTCAAAGAGATCAGAATTTGAAGAACAAAAAAGAAATCTTCTGTCACAGCAATCTCAAGTTCGTGAGTTGGAGATGGAACAAATCGTCGAGCAAGGACAAATTGACAGCTTTTGTGATTTAAAAGTTGGTGATAACTTAGTCAGTAAAATGGGTGTGAGTATTTTGGTCAGAGATGGCGTAGTAGAGGCAATTGATCAAGATTGA
- the queA gene encoding tRNA preQ1(34) S-adenosylmethionine ribosyltransferase-isomerase QueA, translating to MLDQKDNLLSSYNYDLPNELIAQSPTKSRHDAKLMIVKDGLDDSLNLVHAKVWDIKDILKPADLLVVNNTRVVKARLKIRLSGGGAGELLLMEPRGDGRWLCLGRPARRMRGGDQLWLDMSRDNSLILKVIDKDERTGGRIIQFSNEFTSWTEMENILDLCGEVPLPPYIDKDKSSDHEESYQTRFASKPGAIAAPTAGLHLSDELIENLKTRGIKIAQITLHVGLGTFRPLEKEDLSQLHLHSEWIEVTEETIKAITNCKEDGGKVFAVGTTSVRALEAAYLSGRGALKPYEGKVDLVIKPGFKFSVIDGLLTNFHLPKSSLLLLVSALIGRKRMLKLYKQAISNKYRFFSYGDAMLITPESVI from the coding sequence GTGTTAGATCAAAAAGATAATCTTTTAAGCTCCTATAACTATGATTTGCCAAATGAATTAATTGCTCAATCACCTACCAAGAGTAGGCATGATGCCAAATTGATGATTGTTAAAGATGGCCTCGATGATTCTTTAAACCTTGTGCATGCAAAGGTATGGGACATAAAGGATATCTTGAAGCCTGCTGATCTTTTAGTTGTGAATAATACGCGAGTTGTTAAAGCAAGATTGAAAATTCGATTGTCAGGAGGAGGGGCAGGTGAATTATTGCTAATGGAACCGAGGGGTGATGGTCGATGGCTTTGTCTTGGTCGTCCTGCTAGGCGTATGAGAGGAGGTGATCAATTGTGGTTGGATATGTCACGAGATAATTCTTTAATCTTGAAAGTTATTGATAAGGATGAGAGAACAGGCGGAAGAATTATTCAATTTTCAAATGAGTTTACTAGTTGGACGGAAATGGAAAATATACTTGATTTATGTGGAGAAGTCCCATTGCCTCCATACATAGATAAGGACAAATCTAGTGATCATGAGGAAAGCTATCAGACTAGATTTGCTTCGAAACCAGGAGCCATAGCTGCTCCCACAGCGGGCTTACATCTAAGTGATGAACTTATAGAAAATTTAAAAACGAGAGGTATTAAAATTGCTCAAATTACTTTGCATGTCGGCTTAGGAACTTTTAGACCATTAGAGAAAGAAGATCTATCTCAGTTGCATTTACACAGTGAGTGGATAGAGGTTACTGAAGAGACCATCAAAGCGATAACTAATTGTAAGGAGGATGGGGGGAAAGTCTTTGCTGTTGGCACTACTAGTGTGAGAGCCCTTGAGGCTGCTTACCTTTCAGGAAGAGGCGCCTTGAAGCCGTATGAAGGTAAAGTGGATTTGGTAATTAAACCAGGATTTAAATTTTCCGTCATTGATGGACTGCTCACTAATTTCCACCTACCTAAAAGTTCTCTATTACTTTTAGTTAGTGCTCTAATTGGTCGAAAACGTATGTTGAAACTATATAAACAGGCTATTTCTAATAAATATCGATTTTTCTCTTATGGAGATGCGATGTTGATAACGCCTGAGTCAGTTATATAG
- a CDS encoding PLP-dependent transferase gives MTERNLLIDPCWSAKDLGEPLPSRPHAVSVALPRWEDVIAYEEKVPACINSLKAIYPRFGFNPFVAEIARKSLEFHGESKKSSWPYPNRASALSAQEYCLRKNSDCFSKIEDFLGVSCLIIDQKNTSSAKAFWQHTGLGLSSREAAIALGKEKKPLTSDGDCAREALIKRLANIYNCDNSLIRLHRSGMAALTTIISAINCIKGTSSTLQIGFPYVDVLKLPQIIFQGSDLIIKTKLNHIKEELDKKNPAALIIEIPSNPLLQCVDLISISKLAKEKNIPVIVDDTIGSSLNVHLTPYADVIFSSLTKSFAGRGDILAGSTVISPYSKWKKEIAEIIPKVALSTLSDSDAIELELTSRDVKDRLKRLNISCLKLKEKLETKKEISKVLHPQYCKNFNSLLKKGGGYGCLLSFELKGGIEESKRVYDSLRVNKGPSLGTNFTLVCPYVQLAHFKELKWAESCGVSEHLLRVSVGLENEDELWSRFNSAI, from the coding sequence TTGACTGAAAGAAATTTACTAATTGATCCTTGCTGGAGTGCCAAAGATTTAGGAGAGCCTCTACCGAGTAGGCCACATGCTGTATCTGTTGCATTGCCTAGATGGGAAGATGTAATCGCATACGAAGAGAAGGTGCCAGCTTGTATAAATTCATTAAAAGCAATTTACCCTAGATTTGGATTTAATCCTTTTGTTGCCGAGATAGCTCGAAAATCACTTGAATTTCATGGCGAATCGAAGAAAAGCAGTTGGCCTTACCCCAACAGAGCTTCTGCTTTAAGTGCTCAAGAATATTGTCTTCGAAAGAATTCAGATTGTTTTTCAAAAATAGAAGACTTTCTTGGTGTTTCGTGTCTAATTATTGACCAAAAAAATACCTCTTCAGCAAAAGCCTTCTGGCAACACACTGGTCTTGGATTGTCTTCACGTGAAGCGGCAATAGCCCTTGGGAAAGAGAAGAAACCACTCACTTCAGATGGTGATTGCGCCAGAGAGGCACTTATCAAACGCTTAGCAAATATATACAATTGCGATAATAGTCTAATACGACTACATCGTTCAGGTATGGCTGCATTAACGACTATTATTTCAGCGATAAATTGTATTAAAGGAACTTCTTCGACGCTTCAAATAGGCTTCCCATATGTTGATGTACTTAAACTACCTCAAATTATTTTCCAAGGAAGCGATCTCATTATTAAAACAAAATTAAATCATATAAAAGAAGAGCTGGATAAAAAAAATCCAGCTGCATTAATCATAGAAATACCTAGCAACCCTTTATTGCAATGTGTTGACCTAATATCTATTTCAAAATTAGCTAAAGAAAAAAACATACCTGTCATTGTTGACGATACCATCGGTTCATCTCTAAATGTTCACCTGACTCCTTACGCAGATGTGATTTTTAGTTCTCTTACAAAAAGTTTTGCTGGGAGAGGAGATATTCTTGCTGGCAGTACTGTTATCAGTCCATACTCTAAATGGAAAAAAGAAATAGCTGAGATCATTCCTAAAGTTGCATTATCTACACTATCTGATTCAGATGCTATTGAGTTGGAGTTAACTAGTAGAGACGTAAAGGATCGCTTAAAGAGGTTAAATATATCTTGCTTAAAGCTGAAAGAAAAATTAGAAACAAAAAAAGAAATTTCAAAGGTTTTACATCCCCAATATTGTAAAAATTTTAATTCGCTATTAAAGAAAGGAGGAGGTTATGGATGTCTATTATCGTTTGAACTTAAAGGGGGGATTGAAGAATCAAAAAGAGTTTATGATTCATTAAGAGTAAACAAAGGGCCAAGTTTAGGTACAAATTTTACATTGGTTTGTCCATATGTTCAGTTAGCTCACTTCAAAGAATTGAAATGGGCTGAAAGTTGTGGTGTCTCGGAACACTTATTAAGAGTGTCAGTAGGGCTAGAAAATGAAGATGAGTTGTGGTCAAGATTTAATTCAGCAATATAA
- a CDS encoding dihydrolipoamide acetyltransferase family protein: protein MATHDIFMPALSSTMTEGKIVEWLKKPGDKVERGESVLVVESDKADMDVESFQDGFLASIVMPAGSSAPVGETIGLIVETSDEIAEAQANAPSPSPQSGSQEKESSSPQVQEKQASVDSPKATVVTKTSLAPLVSESSVNQDQFLNDGRIVASPRAKKLASQMGVDLATVRGSGPHGRIQAEDVQSAKGQPISVPWIAESNAPAKIISDVPRIEKKSVDSGKPPAPGKSFGSRGETISFNTLQQAVNRNMEESLNTPCFRVGYSILTDELDDLYKQVKSDGVTMTALLAKAVGLTLARHPQVNAAFSSEGIAYPSQINVAVAVAMEDGGLITPVLQNADKTSLTDLSLQWADLVKRARNKQLEPQEYSSGTFTLSNLGMFGVDRFDAILPPGTGAILAVGASLSKVVASKDGSISIKKQMQVNLTADHRVIYGADGALFLKDLAYLIENNPCSLSS from the coding sequence ATGGCCACTCATGACATCTTTATGCCTGCTTTAAGTTCAACTATGACTGAGGGCAAAATAGTTGAGTGGCTAAAAAAACCTGGAGATAAAGTTGAAAGAGGTGAGTCAGTTTTAGTTGTTGAGTCAGATAAAGCTGATATGGATGTTGAGTCTTTCCAAGATGGCTTTCTCGCTTCGATTGTGATGCCTGCAGGCAGCTCTGCACCTGTTGGAGAGACAATCGGATTGATCGTTGAGACATCAGATGAGATCGCTGAGGCTCAAGCAAATGCACCTTCTCCTTCCCCTCAATCAGGTAGTCAAGAAAAAGAGAGTTCATCGCCTCAAGTTCAAGAAAAACAAGCCTCTGTTGACTCTCCTAAAGCAACAGTAGTTACAAAGACATCACTTGCACCTCTTGTTTCAGAATCCTCTGTAAATCAGGATCAGTTTTTAAATGATGGTCGAATAGTTGCTTCCCCAAGAGCTAAAAAACTTGCTTCTCAAATGGGAGTGGATTTGGCAACTGTTAGGGGCTCAGGACCTCATGGACGAATACAAGCTGAGGATGTTCAAAGTGCAAAAGGGCAACCCATAAGCGTTCCTTGGATTGCAGAAAGTAATGCTCCAGCGAAAATCATTTCTGACGTGCCTCGCATAGAAAAAAAATCTGTTGACTCTGGTAAGCCACCTGCTCCAGGGAAAAGTTTTGGATCTAGAGGGGAAACAATTTCATTCAACACTCTTCAACAAGCTGTAAATCGGAACATGGAGGAAAGTTTAAATACTCCTTGTTTCAGAGTCGGATATTCAATTCTTACTGATGAATTGGATGATCTTTATAAACAAGTTAAATCTGATGGAGTAACTATGACTGCTTTACTTGCTAAAGCAGTTGGCTTAACCCTGGCTAGACACCCCCAGGTGAATGCAGCTTTTAGTTCTGAGGGGATTGCCTATCCTTCACAAATAAATGTAGCCGTTGCAGTTGCGATGGAGGACGGAGGGTTGATAACTCCAGTGCTGCAAAATGCTGATAAGACGAGCCTTACTGATTTATCCCTACAATGGGCTGATCTTGTTAAGCGTGCGAGGAATAAGCAATTAGAACCGCAAGAATACAGCAGTGGAACGTTTACACTCTCGAATCTAGGTATGTTTGGTGTGGATCGTTTTGATGCAATTCTGCCCCCAGGGACTGGAGCAATTTTAGCGGTAGGAGCTTCATTGTCTAAAGTTGTTGCTTCTAAAGATGGTTCGATTTCAATCAAAAAACAGATGCAAGTCAATCTTACCGCTGATCACAGAGTGATCTATGGGGCTGATGGAGCACTATTCCTGAAGGACTTGGCTTACTTAATCGAAAACAACCCTTGTAGCCTCTCGTCGTGA
- the yidD gene encoding membrane protein insertion efficiency factor YidD — protein sequence MLTKINKAIALVFVSLISFYQKWISPLFGPSCRFIPSCSAYGIEAVNKHGPWRGGWLTLKRLSKCHPLTPCGCDPVPEK from the coding sequence ATGCTTACAAAGATCAATAAAGCCATTGCACTTGTTTTTGTTAGTTTGATTTCCTTTTATCAGAAGTGGATTTCGCCATTGTTTGGACCGAGTTGTCGATTTATCCCTAGTTGCAGTGCTTATGGGATAGAAGCCGTTAATAAGCATGGTCCCTGGAGAGGGGGGTGGCTGACTTTGAAAAGATTAAGTAAATGTCATCCTTTGACCCCTTGTGGGTGTGACCCAGTTCCAGAAAAATGA